Proteins encoded within one genomic window of Eurosta solidaginis isolate ZX-2024a chromosome 1, ASM4086904v1, whole genome shotgun sequence:
- the Cpr92F gene encoding pupal cuticle protein has product MKPLIIFAAVLVSACSAALHGAVSTQFQHLDPHSHTYSYGYADPNSQKHETRSHDGVTRGSYSYVDGSGHVQSLSYVADPHHGFNAVGTNLPKAPANPPTHFSAHTAAAHSYVPYANHYPQHIPVLTHDGVPVDTPEVQHARAEHYAAYSAAAAAAAAHPDPHEAEGHHLYKRSLYGHPWNYAHQNALAHVPLTHDGVPVDTPDVHAAKAAHFAAHAKALGHVAHGHGVPVDTPEVAHAKASHFAAHAAARVGHPIGKTIPYHGYHIPVIHNGVPVETPEVQHAKAAHYAAIAEASARSSHGGSHDDGGHYDQSWNGSSSESHAGGYKHHGPIHIPVIHNGVPVEPPEVQHARAAHLNALAAASHGSEHGRYYEDDGKYHSHYY; this is encoded by the coding sequence ATAATTTTTGCTGCGGTACTAGTATCAGCATGCAGTGCTGCTCTACATGGTGCCGTATCAACACAATTTCAACACCTTGATCCTCATAGTCATACTTACTCTTACGGATATGCTGATCCCAACTCACAAAAGCATGAAACACGATCCCATGATGGGGTTACACGAGGTTCCTATTCCTATGTTGATGGTAGTGGACATGTCCAATCGCTATCGTATGTTGCGGATCCTCATCATGGCTTTAATGCTGTAGGCACCAATTTGCCGAAAGCTCCTGCAAATCCACCTACCCACTTTTCCGCTCACACTGCTGCCGCACACTCCTATGTGCCATATGCCAATCACTATCCACAACATATTCCAGTACTGACACATGATGGCGTTCCGGTTGATACTCCAGAAGTGCAACATGCTCGAGCTGAGCATTATGCTGCTTATTCTGCTGCCGCAGCAGCGGCTGCCGCTCATCCTGATCCTCATGAAGCGGAAGGACATCATTTGTACAAGCGTTCACTATATGGACACCCGTGGAATTATGCCCATCAAAACGCGCTAGCCCATGTACCGCTTACTCATGATGGTGTTCCTGTCGATACTCCTGATGTGCATGCTGCTAAGGCCGCGCATTTTGCCGCACATGCTAAAGCCTTGGGTCATGTAGCACATGGGCATGGCGTACCTGTTGATACACCTGAAGTAGCCCATGCCAAAGCTTCACATTTTGCGGCCCATGCTGCAGCTCGTGTAGGTCATCCAATTGGGAAAACGATACCTTATCATGGCTATCACATACCTGTAATTCATAATGGCGTACCTGTAGAGACACCGGAAGTGCAACATGCAAAGGCAGCACATTATGCTGCTATAGCTGAAGCGTCAGCGCGATCTAGTCACGGAGGCTCACATGACGATGGTGGTCACTATGATCAAAGTTGGAATGGCTCAAGCAGTGAAAGTCATGCTGGAGGCTATAAGCATCACGGCCCAATCCACATTCCAGTCATTCACAATGGTGTACCAGTAGAGCCGCCAGAAGTACAGCATGCTCGAGCTGCTCATTTGAATGCCTTAGCCGCAGCTAGTCATGGCTCAGAGCATGGACGTTATTACGAAGATGACGGCAAATACCACTCTCATTATTATTAA